DNA from Aphis gossypii isolate Hap1 chromosome 3, ASM2018417v2, whole genome shotgun sequence:
GTGGTTATGATCTAACAGCCGCTACAGTAAATTCCAGTtttccaaaaacatttttttatggaacATACAAAGTTCGTTTTCATTTTTCAGATAAACTTAACATTGCACATGGTTGttcgaattttattttagaaataaaacgcCCATgggaaattgaataaattatttatatatttaaaatttatgaaatttatagtaaattattcacatagttaataaaaattaaaattgaacctttatacctatatatctgtatatatatttatttgatatcatGGAatcttttagaatattattaattgacatTTCGACCTGGGTCGATAAACcctaaattaagtttatttattttgtttttattcaaaaaataattattatttaccgagacttaataataataataataataataaaacatattatattattagattttatatacacgatgatttttttattttcaatgttttaagcaaaataatatGGCCTgggtttgaaaatgtaatattaaattttccataaatgtggcttacaataattataaaagaacatgAACATTggccaatttaaaaaatgttatccttatagttaaaatttttacaaaatccaaaattcaggcttaaaataacgatttattaggtatcaaataattttagatttttgttataggtggttaaaaattactagtcgtgaaaacttgaaacatacaccagttgtttaaattggaaTTTTCTGCGTAAGATTAATTTTGGGGTATTCacgtcattaaaatataaaccacctttttcaacacccaatttaaaatataatatattttctatattatatcctaggctggcATATCATCTTcattcagaatcatttttcgtatacactatacattgaTAGTTGATACCAGCTATATCattggataaaaaatatgtatcgcGTGGTTTGCTacagagaaaactcgaaggcTAGGTAATAAAGGAAATTATAGGGAAAAtgttatgagtgtttgaattttaaatgtttacgaaaTCACGTAACTATaacgattttcaatatattttgttattcaaaaagtataagtcgtagatacttgaaaatttcaccagttatttgctacctatttagattaatattaccattgattataaatagtaattaaaataaataaattgtatttataatcaatggccctagtaattactaaatatactaattactaagtatcaagtaaaaataaatgctaaaaTGCATTATGTGCCTTACAAACTTTAATATGTTTGAGCTTTGAGCCCTCATCGGGTAGTCAGCGCTCCCAGTGGTAGTTACAAGAAGTGTACTTTTTCGGCCGACTATTATACAACTTACAAGATAGGAAGGCGATTACACGTCCTCTATCCACCTTGATTTCAACCAAAGAACAAACCATGTTcccagaaaatataaatattattttctgataaCAGTATCATACCAACATACGATAATGGACTTATGGACTAttcatttagtatattttattatttacataacaattcacaatattattactaacaaATTTCgactgttaatattttattaatgttattattattaaattcattaattgttatacCTTATACTATATGTgcattgtatttgtttaatattcaacattttacatttactttgtattaacctacatcaataatattactaacatTGTTAACTTATAgtacaaatttatttgttcCATATTTCCTCACTGAAAGAAATGATCATCattcaaaaatgataaaaggtaggttatataaaattatgaaaaggTTCActtgatttacattttattgttaataatgcaactcattaaatgcatataaatattacagaaaATACTGAAGTTATAAAACCACCTGAAAAAGTTGATGACTTTTTGTTGTCGCTGTTTAAAGCATTGGACAGGCAGAAATCTAAAGATGAACGTAAAacagtagaaaaaaaagtaatcagtttttttttaataatttacattacaaCATAACCTACCAAttgattatcataaaataagtactttaAGATGTTgctttctttaataaaaatgttgattaccTATGTgatttaattagatttaaattaaaaattaaaatcaattattttttatcataaattaattctatacAAAATGAACTATTTATGCTACGCAGTCGTTATGTTTAAAGCATAATTTTGTGTagacaaatttaaaagaaaatacataTCCAACAGCAGAacctatttttaatctatGACCACAAATTATAGATCATGGGctccaataaattatataatatcattattattaaagaagttttgtttgtgtataaaattagactttaagttaaatatttatttcttttatctcATAACATAGTCATActttttacaacaaattaattctatgaaattatttttattgcaatcTCAATTTGCTACATGAAATAAAGCAACTGAAGATTTAAGTTGACTGGTTtggaagtattaaaaattctaatgtaACTTCATGCTGTACCTAAAACTAAAGTCTGTGCTTGATTGTATTtgtagcaaatatttaaaaattatttttaagacattcaacttaaattgtttacacaTAGATATAGTACTTCAAggtttaagtaattattaacatttgctGCAATAACTtatgtttatttgaataactaatattattaatatggttaataataactatcaatTAGTGTATATATgttgaatgtttaaaatattaataaactatctaATGTATAAGCACtataaaccatttaaaataataattataattttctataaaggTAGTTGTTCGGAGATTGCCCCCAACTATGAATGAAGAAAGATTTCTCAATGAAGTGTCTCCTCTGCCTGAAtacaattacttatattttatacctggTGATCCAAATGCAGTACCATTTCATCATTCAAGagtgtatataaattttcttaaagAAGAcgatatgtatatgtttaccGATAAATTTGATGGCTACGTATTTGTTGATGACACTGgtaataagtgtttttttttcttttggaagtgataaaattatcttttaatactttaataggtGACGAGTATCCAGCTACTGTTGAACTAGCACCTTACCAGAGAATACCAAAAAAGAAATTAGATAAAGATGCTAATTGGGGTAAGATACACGAGAATCCAGTATTTTTAGAGTTCAAACGTAATTTTGAACAGAAGACTATTGAcactacattaaaaactactCAACACTTTTTTGAATCTGTTGAAGGTAAAGtaaaatgattgttttatgtttacatattatacttattgaataaTGCATTGTTTGATAATTATGCTTTCTTAGATAAATCTCAAGAACAAGTCTTGAGTACACCACTACTTGAATATTTAGCAAAGCAAAATGATAGACAACGTGTGCGAGTTAATCAAAGAGATGAACGtcgtaaaaaagtatttataagaaaacagGAAAAAGAGGATGTTTGGAGAAACAAAAAAGTGGAAAAAGAAATTTTCATAAAGCCTAAACCCGTTACCAAAAGCAATATAATCAGTAAACGAGTAATTGATGAAAAACCCATAAAAGATACTAGCCAAAAGtatgcataaattaattttttaattttttaggttAAACTATCTTTTttaatggataaaaaaaagcttcaaatttatattttaagtgatattaaacaataattcaaattttatatcaagatgatcaaagaaattatttggtttttgatGATTgggctaaataaaaaaataaccccAAAACTGTAAAGTTTTAAACATGATTATGGTAAAATCTAATTGTCTGTATtagtagacattttttttcatttatttgtgTACCCATTTGGTATATAAATTTGGTTATAGCAAAAATTAGGATATGgcctatgtataatagatattgaTAGTGAAATGTACCTTATCAATGTGTAGTTCaacttttttaatgataaatcaacCTAGTTATGCAAAATATTTCTGAACAGAGACTATTTTATAGCATTTCTATTCAAagctattttgttataaatttataatgctattagtaatttatttttctgttagtATTACAGTATGTTGAACAAAGTTTGCCAAAAACCAACCTCATATtctttcatatattttatcataacaaatcataatgttattctaatttttagtacttttttttttttacatagaaaAATCATTAAGAGTCATAAAGATGATACAGgattgaatattgaaaaaaataaacataatgatGAAAGTCATAAAGCTAAGAGCGAAGACACAACTAAAGTTGATGAAGTTAAAAAGAtagagtttaaaattaaaacgatcAAATTGAATAGTCCAACCAAATGTTTCGATGATAGTTCAAAAGAAGATATTACTTCTAaacctgaaaaaaataatatagatacatctAAGGacgataatgatataaaaaagaaatcggAAACATTAAAACCGGGACattcagaaaataaaactagtgtatcatcaaaatataataaatggcaTGATGATAAGGAAACAGTAGAAACTGGTGAAActgaaaactataaaaagcATCGATCTGATATGGATAAAAGGTATGCTTACAATAAACGAATAGATAATCGTCGTCAAGAATCTAAGACTGATCGTCGCATTAGAAATAAGGATCGTCCAgctattgaaatttataggCCAGGGATGGGTAGACTAAGTAAGTTGAAAGCTgaga
Protein-coding regions in this window:
- the LOC114129008 gene encoding regulator of nonsense transcripts 3A gives rise to the protein MIKENTEVIKPPEKVDDFLLSLFKALDRQKSKDERKTVEKKVVVRRLPPTMNEERFLNEVSPLPEYNYLYFIPGDPNAVPFHHSRVYINFLKEDDMYMFTDKFDGYVFVDDTGDEYPATVELAPYQRIPKKKLDKDANWGKIHENPVFLEFKRNFEQKTIDTTLKTTQHFFESVEDKSQEQVLSTPLLEYLAKQNDRQRVRVNQRDERRKKVFIRKQEKEDVWRNKKVEKEIFIKPKPVTKSNIISKRVIDEKPIKDTSQKKIIKSHKDDTGLNIEKNKHNDESHKAKSEDTTKVDEVKKIEFKIKTIKLNSPTKCFDDSSKEDITSKPEKNNIDTSKDDNDIKKKSETLKPGHSENKTSVSSKYNKWHDDKETVETGETENYKKHRSDMDKRYAYNKRIDNRRQESKTDRRIRNKDRPAIEIYRPGMGRLSKLKAENDNNESEPQK